In Gossypium hirsutum isolate 1008001.06 chromosome A10, Gossypium_hirsutum_v2.1, whole genome shotgun sequence, the DNA window TATACCATATCAATCACCACAATTTAACTCATACAAGTATTATATACTCACCTCATTACTAAATCATGCAATTTAACATGAATATGCAATAATTAGATTGAACTTGggtcatagaaatacaaatcgaaaACTCTTGTCACTTGTAGTCAactctttcctttcctttccctctcgataGTCCTGTGCCGTCTTTAGCTATgaataaaaacttaataataaaaaatattaaatttcatattaaatcacattgaaattaaaagtcatacatatttttcaatttattcaatttagtccttaaacccgaGACAagcataattttatatttatagctTCGGATTGAAATCCGATTCCTatcaaaatttcatgaaaatttttcatttcattcaatttttcccTAATGTATGAAATCAACAattaatctttacaatttagtcctttactcaAATTAAGCTtgatttctatcaatttcacacataATAAATCCAATTCTCAATAATGGAAGCTTATCAAACTTCAAAAGTTCAACAAATTGATACATGGCCTAGCTAAATCAAGATCCCAtgataaaaaatctataaaaataaaaaaatagcttaGGGACTTACTTACAAATAATGGTCGAAAGCTAGCTATCAATGGCGATTCTttataaaaaatctataaaaataaaataaaaatagcttAGGGACTTACAAATAATAGTCGAAAGCTAGCTATCAATGGcgattctttctctttttcttcttcaatgtACGGTATGTTTTTAGGGAAAATATGACATTTTTTCATCATCTACTAACTTTATAATTAGATTAAGTGATGTTTAGTTTAATCAATCACTGTTGTTCTTTAATTAatcttatttacttattttagttATAGTTATTCTAACTTTAATGGGCAACATCACCACCATCCACTATCTACTATATAGAAttggtttattaaccattttattcCTTTGAATAGTTTCTATTTAAGTCCCTAAGCTTTatcccaattaaaaatttatagcaatgaaacttttacaacttagtccctagtCCTTAATCAACCACGATTTTGACTAAATTACTTAGCAAGATTTCAGTTTATCTTTATCTTAACTCTATAAatatccctatttaatatttacagactcggtTTACAGAAAAGAGGTCTCAAAACTGtagtttttgacaccactgacttTTGGATTGTTACAACATTTGCTTGCATTCATTTGCATTATGTTTTTGCTACTTTCTGTTGTTAGTTACAATTGTATGAGTAACAACTCAacaacttcaaaattttaaattattttcattatttcaataaaaggTCAATCTACACAAACCAAATAGTGAAAATACCTACAAAAATTTGAAAGATAAGTAGGGGAGAATGAAAGGGAGAGGAAGAGGGAGAAGGAGAGTGAGTTTCAAAGGGAGAATGAGATGTTGAAGAGCTAAAGGTGGAAGACCTTGATGATTTAGGAGCAGACGCAGTAGAATTGGATGTAGTTTGTATAGTTTTAATCATAATTGGGAATCGACATGTCCCATTAGATGGATCTCGCTTGACAATTTTGGCTAAACCATCAAAATCACATGCACCTTTAGTTTGATTTGCCATTTGGTAGTACATGTTGAAGGCAACCGAGGCATTCATGTCAATACCCATACCGGAACATGAAGCTCCAGGTACCAAGGTTGTGCAATCAGTATTATTGCAAGCCCATGCAACCTTTACAAGCAAATCCTTTTGGTTAGACGCATCTTTGTTATACACACACCACTTCTTTTCCATGTATGTGACATTTTTTCCACCAACAAGTGGTTTGTTCTGTCCTTTCCCTGACAAGTCCATTGGAAACTTAGGTTGTCCGTCAAAGCTGAAAATTCCCCAATGCCTCTCAAACATTCCTGGATCAATACTCTTAAGATCTTCATCCAACAAAGAGAATATATACACATCGGGATATTGCTTCAGGCGAAGTGGAGTTCCTTCATTTTTTGCCATTCTCTTTAGCAAcccattataaatttttttagcattttttgttgtggcGTAAATATTACCATCAGTTGGCCATCCAACTTCCCCCACGATGATTGGTATATTCGAGAAATTAGATGCTTTAAGTGCCGCGACAAGAGTGTCAATATTAGCATCTCAAACACTACAATATTTAACACCATGATCATCCATAGAGTTTGAGTCATCATTATCAAAGAAGGCATAAGGTTCTGGGAATCCAGGATTTTGGTAAAGATTTAGGAAAGGATAGATATTGACGATAAAAGCAGCATTATTTTTATGGAGAAATTCACATATTCCATTCATGATATCTGCCAAGTCATGTCGAAATATTCCATCCGATGGTTTGTAAGTAGGTGTGATGTAAACATCACCATTGAGCGGTGTtgatactttgatatcttttccAACACCCGCTTCATTTAGAGCTTTCAATATGTTTTTCATAGCTGGGAGAGTAAGGTCATTGTACGTACCATTGTAAGCTGCCAAAAATGGTTCATTTCCTACGGCCACGTATCTGCAAAATAGTTGAAGACATTTTTATTGCTTTAACTAATTTCTCTTCGGTTCATTCATACTACTTTCACCATCCTAAaggaattaatatttaattcataaaCTTTCAATTAGGTTCTTCTTCATAATAATTTAGTTTATACTTTTAAAAAGTTCTACCCATTCatcttattttattctattaatttagttCATACGAATATTTTAGTTAACTCTTCTACTTTAACTAAGTAAGAGGAAGATAAAatcatttgaaaacttggaaactataaacataatattttaatatcgTAAATGGACATAAAATATTGTAATAAGATCATGGTTTAAAATTTAGTTGTTACAACGAAAACTTACTTGAAGTTGACACCCTTTTTACCCATATATGCAGTGATATTTGCTTTCACCCAAGCTTGTGCTACACTATATTTCTCAGAAAGACTTTCCAAAGAA includes these proteins:
- the LOC107915365 gene encoding glucan endo-1,3-beta-glucosidase 8-like: MAKNEGTPLRLKQYPDVYIFSLLDEDLKSIDPGMFERHWGIFSFDGQPKFPMDLSGKGQNKPLVGGKNVTYMEKKWCVYNKDASNQKDLLVKVAWACNNTDCTTLVPGASCSGMGIDMNASVAFNMYYQMANQTKGACDFDGLAKIVKRDPSNGTCRFPIMIKTIQTTSNSTASAPKSSRSSTFSSSTSHSPFETHSPSPSSSPFHSPLLIFQIFYDCFGLSDDALMCQYNCFGLFNDALMFHMIASVYPMMHFCASMIALVYPMMHLGASIFASDFSKMHYVF
- the LOC121203244 gene encoding glucan endo-1,3-beta-glucosidase 5, whose amino-acid sequence is MLQAQVFLWAYILLFFPASIVAQGLGVNWGVIASHPLDPKIVVNMLKDNGIKKVKLFHAEHDILTALSGTDIEVMVGIPNHSLESLSEKYSVAQAWVKANITAYMGKKGVNFKYVAVGNEPFLAAYNGTYNDLTLPAMKNILKALNEAGVGKDIKVSTPLNGDVYITPTYKPSDGIFRHDLADIMNGICEFLHKNNAAFIVNIYPFLNLYQNPGFPEPYAFFDNDDSNSMDDHGVKYCSV